Part of the Henckelia pumila isolate YLH828 chromosome 2, ASM3356847v2, whole genome shotgun sequence genome is shown below.
TTTGTCTGTTTTCTTGTGTCTGTTTTGGTTCAGGTTTACAAGATCTCCATTGGTGCTGCGTGTAATCTTTCATGGCCTGCTGACAGGCTGGTGATTCAAGTTCTGGACGATTCCACTGATCTTCTCATCAAGGTACAAAATTTACATTTACATGTAATGATGCACATTTACCATGTACCGATATGATAGTATTATTATAAGAATTTTTTGGGGGGCCTCTGCAAAGGTTGGATTGGAATTGGACCACATTAATTGAATTGAAAAGAGGCATTCATATATTATGAGATGGAAGTTTACATTTTTAAGAAATCATGTTACAAATCttctttttggatgatttgggtGTCAAAATTGAAATGCTATTTGAGTAGATGATTAGTTGTCATCAACTGATCCGTTAAACATACATAAAGCAACAGCCGTCATGTGGTAAAAAAAGGGTTTTGAAGTGAATTAAACGTTTTTAATTTGTGTAGGATATGGTAGAGAAAGAATGCATAAGGTGGGCGAGTAAAGGCATTAATATCAGATACCAAATCAGAGAGACAAGGGGAGGTTACAAAGCCGGAGCGCTCAAAGAAGGATTGAAACACGATTACGTCAAAGAATGCGACTACGTCGTCATTTTCGACGCTGATTTCCGACCCGAACCCGACTTTCTCCGACGATCCGTTCCTTTCCTGATTCACAACCCCGATGTCGCTCTTGTGCAAGGCCGTTGGAGGTTCGGTAAGCATCGAATATATGATCTATATCAcgtaaatatatgatatttaatttaatataaactTTATATTAGTatagttgtttagattggtGAATAGTTTTTTTCTACTAAAACGTGACATTGGAGATGTTTTTCCCTCCATTTGCTTTAAACATGCATGAGTGTCGGTGATGGCAACATGCAAGAACATTGTGTCGGTGGACTTATATCAAATTCTAACTCTTAATATTAGTTTCATGCATTATTGAAATTCATTTATAATTTGCGTGGGTTGCTTCTTGTTAATGATATTTGTCCGAGACCTTAAAAGCAAGTGGGATCTATATATTTAGCTTGACTGACGGAGTGGGGCCGTTATCATCTGAGACCTTTAGTTTGTCTAATTGGCGCCACACATCACGGCGTCAGGACCCAACTCCCTTCAATTTGGcggatttttattgtttttatttatttttccaatatgaattaattaataagccaaactaattttatttattttaatatggtGTAACGTATAtgaaattattttgtgattatTGGTGAATAAAAAAGTTAAAGCTGGTCAAAAGGGTCAACGATGGCCACCTGTTTGGGAAACTGTTCAGTGCCGACAATATTTTTGTATCGCATCTTTGGGTTTTTCTAACTGTAAAGTCACGTGCTGTCAGAAAAACTCGCTTGCTCATGTTTGGAACATAACATGGGTCACGCATTCGTACACAAAAAAGAAGATCCCCAATTTATacgtttcttgaaattttggatcatctttttttctttcttccttTTTTTGAAAAGAATGTGAAATGTAAGTTTTTGTGGGTAAATTTTGCAGTGAATTCGGACGAATGCTTGTTGACTAGAATGCAAGAGATGTCTTTGGACTACCATTTTACAGTTGAGCAAGAAGTGGGATCATCCACTCATGCCTTCTTTGGCTTTAATGGTATAACTCAAATATTATTACAATAATAATGCATGCTTAATATGATGATGATTGATTCAAGAAATGGATTTAATTAGACTTTACTTCATTAAAGTTATGCATGTCACGAGAACTTGATTGATTTACAAACATAATGACAGTgggataatttaaaaattttgaacgaTCATTGTGTAGGAACTGGAGGAATATGGAGGATTTCGGCGATAAACGAGGCGGGAGGGTGGAAAGATAGAACCACGGTGGAAGACATGGATCTTGCTATTAGAGCTGGTCTCAAGGGTTGGAAATTTGTCTACTTGGGAGACCTCCAGGTATCATAACGAATCGATTTcgcattttttttcttcttgtttttcgaTCCGTACTTGAATTTTTAACATTTTTAATGTGTGTGTGATTATTATAGGTTAAAAGTGAGCTTCCTAGTACTTTTAAAGCCTTCAGATTCCAGCAGCACAGATGGTCGTGTGGTCCAGCAAATTTATTCAGAAAAATGCTGCTAGATATTGTATTGAACAAGGTGATTTGTTTTGCAATAATCTGTACTTAAATCGACGTTTTTGGCGAAACAATACTGCTTGGACAAAAACTTACCCTTTTGTTGTTGTGGTAATCCTTTGCAGAAAGTTTCTTTGTACAAGAAGTTTTATGTGATCTATAGCTTTTTCTTTGTCCGAAAGCTCGTCGCCCACTTCTTCACGTTCTTCTTTTACTGCGTGGTTTTGCCATTGTCAATTCTAGTTCCGGAAGTCGACGTCCCTAAATGGGGAGCCATTTACATTCCATGCATCATAACGGCCCTCAACTCCGTCGGAACTCCAAGGTATATATACATCTATATGCAAAGCAAAAATAGAAATTATGAAGTGTTGAAGAAGTTTGGAGGCTAGTTTTTGAGCTAGCGTAGTAAATTTATCTAAACTGCTATAGGTTAATGTGAGCATGCCTTTGCCTTATTCATCAAACTTGGGTGATTTTCAGGTCATTCCATTTGCTGTTCTATTGGGTTCTTTTCGAGAACGTGATGTCGTTTCACCGGACCAAGGCCACGTTCATCGGGTTATTGGAGGCAAAGCGAGTTAATGAATGGGTTGTCACTGAAAAACTTGGCGATGCACTTAAGAACAAATCCCATAGTAAAACAGTTGCACCAAAGAAACAGCTGTTAAAATTTCTCGGAGACAGGTAAAACATATCTTGAAACTTCAGATCAGACTGTTGTTCCTCTTGGAGTAGACTCTACTCCCCTGTTGATCGAATCCCACTTGCTTATGTATGTTTTGTCTCTCCTGCAGAATACAGCTGCACGAACTGGGATTCGCGGTGTTTCTTTTCATCTGCGGGTGCTACGACTTCTTGTATGGAAAGAACTGCTATTTCATATACTTGTTCCTTCAAGTCATCACTTTCACCATTGCGGGATTCGGGTACATTGGCACCATAGTCCCAAGTTCTTGACAGCAGAGTACTATTGTCTTCTCGACTCAGCTTTTCACTGTATCTCAATTCTACACAAGATTTGTGCTTTTCTTGGACCAAAAGCCGGCCCCGGTCCTATATATATCCTTTAGGACAAaaacttaaatatttatttagtgTAATAGAAAACGCAAGGTTTTCGTTTCACTCAGATGTCTATTGCTGCTCGAGGCCAAAAACAAATGGCAGAAGATCCAGCAAGTTATGCATTCAAGAAAAGATTGGAGGAGCATAAAGATCATATAAGtagtgttttatatatatatatgtaagttcaatttttttccttttcagatTATAGTGTTTGTAGTTTTTGTGTGAAATTCTGTTTCGGTTTTGTCAATTTATTGCACAACTGAAAGCTTTTTTTTCCCTGAGCTTTTATAGAAATAAGATAAGACGGTGGCCATAATAAAATTGGCCCTAATTTTTATGGTAAAGGTCCGTGAAAATTGGTCATATTGTAATTTTACTCTCATCTTTTACTGAGCTCATATATTGTTATCTTTCAAAATATGGATCAAGGTTTATTTGTACATGTGGGTAAATCTCAAATGCTAGGGGTGATTCTCTTTTGTGTTTTTGTTAAAATGTTCGCGTGAACATCGTgctggaaaaaaaaattcatgcgGACTCCGCCTATAATTTTTCTTTATCATTTAGcgagatgttcgcgcgaacatctgaAAAAAAAGATAGGGAGTGTTTCACCCGATATAGCATAGAATCACCTCAAATGCTAGACCTGTGTTTTAGATACAAGATATTCTTTTAGAAATTGttatgtttaatttaatttgatataattaattattcttaTTCACAAAAATCACTCTTATGGCAACTACCTAAATCATTTAATTATGTGTGAATTGCTCTTTACAAAAAAACATCCGTTAACAACAATCATTATCATGATTTATGAACGTGACATTAATTAACACAATGACTTGTATCCAATCAAGAATAAAAACAAGCTTGAATGCTATGAATGTTGCATTATAGGAGTACGAGAAACTGCCTCAAGAATACGACATCGCATTCTTCTCCTCATTTATCGTTGTAGGGACACATGTTCCCACCTCAAGCATCAAATTGCCAcattcaaatttgaaaaaaataaataaaaaattgccacagaaaaaaaaaaaaaacacacacacacacacacaacctCACGTTTCCGTCCATGGATGTCAATCGAGATACAATgtcataaattttaaattcatctCTAATTTATATGTTcgtatataataataaaattataatcgaaattAATGAATTTCAATTCTATCCCTCTAATGCAGCCTAATGTTATATAAGCAGCCaccaaaataatataatttattattcacTGCCCAAGAGAAAGAATGGAATTATTAGAATATTTACAACCAAGAAAGAATGTCGGCATATTGATTTAGCAGAAATTAGTGCgacaatgattttaattgtatgGCCACTGAAAAATTTGATATcgataatttattaattcggGAAGCAAAATGTTTGATGAATAGAGAAAATCACGGGTTTAATTATTCTGAGAAGTATCACGTGAAGCTAGCCAAGTGGTCCAAGCCAAATTTATGGAGCTTGTGGACACACAACTTATCATTCACACAGAATTTCGTTAGTTCAAGTGTCGCCACACCTATGTGCTGTCTCGTAGTTAATTTCAATTGCAAACTTGTCCCTCCTATACTCttccattattttattttattttttattccaACTCTTCCATTTTTGCAAATATTTAAAGCTGTGACACACGATCGTATTAGTATGTTATAAGAGTAGGTACGCGAGACGGACGGGTCGTCCTGGTTTATATTTGTAATGATAAGTATGTACTTTTGACATAAACAATTGTACGTTTTTCATTAGTCTGGAATTATGATCAGGGATCGTTATCACAAATTGATCCGTGAGacgtttttataaaaaattttataatataattacgTATGTATGTGTACAATCCAACGATAAAGAAATTTCAACTTCTCTCGCATTAAATTGTGTGGGAACATTGAAACCCCGAATGTGCATGCATGCCACACTTTTCATGACAgatccccaaaaaaaaaaaaccgttgTAAATATATTGAACAAAACTAAGTGTattgtttttctttcttttttatttttcatttttttaatatatgagaacccgcagccgctactTTTCGGTGTGTAATTGGTAAACCTTTGGACTAACGCAATAccctgcaaactacgctagcCAGATAAACCACACTAGACAAACcctgtgtgacaggctagtTCAAGAAAGTGTTGGTATGGGAAATTGAACTCACGACCTCTGGCCAAGAGTTCACTTACTCCACAACTTGGACACCCATTTGGGgcttctttctttttttattgtatGATTGAAAACAGCTCTTATTTTCTTTCCTTGccttttataatttatattgtcCCCCCTTCGTCGCAGTAATTTAAATTACATGTGATAACCGTGTATTCTTTTAGTGAAACAGTTGGgcaatatttttaaatctaaaGCCCAAGGGTTTGCGTACCTCGAAGAGAGTCGGCCCAATAGTGTAATACAATTTCAATAACCCCAGAGGAGGAGGATGCGCTCATGTCTTACCTAGGGGTTTGGTTTGGTTTTTGAATTGTTGATGATTTGGTTTGcaacttcacaaaaattgatAAATATAAATGATTTGGTTTGAATTTATATCAAAATCGAATACCCTATGTTTATCATGTTGAATATTTTTCAGTAGACGAATATAGTGCGTTTGAGAGGTCGATGCTAATGTTAAAACATCAAGCACAAAATCTTTTACATGCATTATGTGAACATAATATATGAAACTCTCATAAAGACATTAGCTAGCAAATCATGCTACTCAAGTAAACCAAACTAGACCGACCTTATTTGACAAAATCACCCGAAAAAATATTGATAGAAGCAAGCAAACCCGTGACATTAATCAAGTGTCCGCCTAATTGGTTCTTAAATTATATTGAGAAGCATTTCTCATCGCAGGCCATAAATAAGCTTTTGAGGAAATTGTCCCCAAAAGGTAGGTACGAATTAGGGTTCTATCGGAAGATTGAAGCTTGAGTGCGTTTAATGTTTCACAAAggccatttttattttatatttgtaaATGTGCAAGAATGGTAATATTAAGGTTATTTGCATTCTCCTTCTACTTTGACACTTACCTCCCTAAGAGAGAAAATTACATGTCGAGATCCGAGGATCGTATGTATCAAATACACGTGTAATGCAAGTGAAAGtaaattatccaataatatgagaGGTGAATGTAATTTTCCTCCCATGCAATCCATATGACACATGCCTCCAAGCACCTAATTGAAATTATAGGTTTTGAGGAATCGAAAAAATTCAACTCATTCCAGCCTCCATGGCTACCTCTCTAGAAATATATTGCCTTTAACGAAAATAAACAAGCATAAGAATCCATAAGTAAAAACGAAATAGTAGTACTTCATGGTGGATTTTCCCAAAAATGTAACAAGGTGAAGAAGAATCTCGATTCCTGTTACAAATCCACCATGTTGGAGGTAACAAACattcataatt
Proteins encoded:
- the LOC140879514 gene encoding glucomannan 4-beta-mannosyltransferase 2-like; the encoded protein is MAEVSENSFIPESIPGYTADMAGQIGLLWELIKAPLIVPLLRISVYMCLAMSIMVFMERLYMGVVIILVKIFWKKPEKRYKWESMKDDLEMGNGAFPMVLVQIPMFNEKEVYKISIGAACNLSWPADRLVIQVLDDSTDLLIKDMVEKECIRWASKGINIRYQIRETRGGYKAGALKEGLKHDYVKECDYVVIFDADFRPEPDFLRRSVPFLIHNPDVALVQGRWRFVNSDECLLTRMQEMSLDYHFTVEQEVGSSTHAFFGFNGTGGIWRISAINEAGGWKDRTTVEDMDLAIRAGLKGWKFVYLGDLQVKSELPSTFKAFRFQQHRWSCGPANLFRKMLLDIVLNKKVSLYKKFYVIYSFFFVRKLVAHFFTFFFYCVVLPLSILVPEVDVPKWGAIYIPCIITALNSVGTPRSFHLLFYWVLFENVMSFHRTKATFIGLLEAKRVNEWVVTEKLGDALKNKSHSKTVAPKKQLLKFLGDRIQLHELGFAVFLFICGCYDFLYGKNCYFIYLFLQVITFTIAGFGYIGTIVPSS